The genome window aaagaaatggatgggacggccaaataaggaaactgtaaagaatctggtgggacggagggagtagtatatatAATGAGTATAATGATAACCCGTCACTTATCTGTAGATGTGAACAACTAAGTATGCATTATCCTCTCGAGGTCAGGGGCGGACCCAGGATTCTGAATCCACCCGGGctggagaattttttttttccgcaCATTTAATAAAACGACAACTAATCAAACTAGCATATTTGAAAGATGGGTCCAGGTCCCCAGTATATACACACTGCGAGCCGTTGGATGAGTTCAGCGAcggtcaaaatttaaaaaaaaaaaaaaaatgtacgtCCAACGTTTTTTAAGCGTTGTGTGCCTCTCGTCCAACTATTTTAAGCGCTAGACATGTAAATTGTTTCTCGAAGCACTGATAGTTTTAAGTTTAAAGACTACTGCTAGGTATAACATACCAGAATTAATTTACCATGCATATTTTTCAATAAGTAGAATTagaataagtaatatatttttaaataataaaatattttaattaattagaattatatatatatatatatatattattcaattgatttttaaaaaaatatttatgagatCTTTTAAAACAATGTTAACAATGCAGTACAAGAAATAATgttaacaatatatttttactaatatattatttttaatatatcaagattaatatattaaaacaataatattatattagatatatttagaaaaatatatttttcaaaataaatctaattgttaatatattacttttgaaaattttaaatcttatttaatattatttgtctatatattatattttatacaagttAATACTTtaataaaaagagagaaagCTCTACTGGACCGGAGAGGCGGAGCAGCAGGGAGTGGACACGCCGACGCAAGTCGCTAACAGCCAACAAGGGAGGGGAGTacgtttatttgataaaaagcTTTGAATTTTTCTTTCTGTCGTTTATGTGGCCATGAGcttaattacttaattataaTAGCGGGTTTTCAGGTAAATGGGCTGTGCagataaattagaaaaagacTGGGCTGTGTATTAAATAATACAATATTGGGCTAGCAAAAATATAATAGGGCTGAGTTTATTTTTTACCCGGGCTGGACTAATGGATACATATAAATGTTAAGTGGGCTGGTGGAATTTGACCCGGGCTGGAGCCAACCCGAGCCCAGCCCACGGTCCGCCCCTGCTCGAGGTTACTGCTAAGACGGACAACAAAAGAGATCTGCCAGATGAACTATTGTTCTGCCCACCGAACTATTCTAAAATAATGTATTTACGTCATGGCGAAGAACTAAATATGAGTCTTTTTTGTTGATGCTTTTCATTGACAATCTGACATTGAAACGCGATAACTAACTAAACACCCGAGTTGCCCAATAAAGACGGGAACCTAAAGATTATCTTGAATAGCTTTTACTGTCCAAGATATTGTGTTGAGAATataaacacaaacaagaaataatCGTCTTGAGTGGTAGCTGCACCAGCTTCTGCATCTGAACCGGGTGCAGCTAGACCCAATGATCATCAAGAATCATGTTAAACAGGAAGAGCAAAAGATTCAGCAACAGCTTCTGCTGTCTGGCTCTAGATAATGTTCAATTGTGTTAAATAATGCAGCTCCATTTAAATGATATCGACCTGAGACCCTCAAGCTTTCCATTCGTCGTCTTCTCTAATTACAGTACCGATCATAAATATCAAcaagaaaaacaaattaaatattttgtaattgtgAATTACATGGATGATAACAATGACTAAAATGGAATACTTAGTATCTGTTTTCTGATATTAATTGTTATTACATTTGAGCTAATTTAGTGACTCATTAGACATTGGTTTGTTCATTTTGTATACTAATAAGAAATAAGCCAAAGCAACCAAAATTAGGTACCTCCCCACCATTCAACCTATAGTCATATACTAATGTTAAACAttggtaatatattatataatatctcTATAATACAGGgagatattttttaataatgtgGAGACAGAGAAAGGGACAGAAGGAAGGATCCTCTTTGGCTCTCTGAGAAGACAAGAGGTGAAAATCTTGATCTAATCTGAAAAAAATAACACAATCCATGAAGAAAGCATCAGAGGTTTCATCAAGCTCAAAGCCCACAAAACAAGTTCTTCCTCATCAAACACCAAGACTCACTGATCACTACTTAGTTGGCCAGAAACTAGGACAAGGCCAATTTGGAACAACATATCTTTGCACAGACAAGTCCTCTGGAGAAGATTATGCATGCAAATCAATACCGAAACGGAAGCTTTTTTGTCAAGAGGATTATGAAGATGTGTGGAGAGAGATACAGATGATGCACCACTTATCTGAACATGCACATGTAGTTAGGATCAGAGCTACTTATGAAGATAATTTGTGTGTACATCTTGTCATGGAGTTGTGCAAAGGTGGTGAGCTTTTCGATAGGATTGTACAAAAGGGTCATTATAGTGAGAAGAAAGCTGCAGAGCTGATGAAGACAATCGTCAAGGTTGTGGAGGGCTGTCATGCTCTTGGGGTTATGCATAGAGATCTTAAGCCTGAGAATTTCTTGTTTGATTCCCCTGATGAAGATGCTAAGCTTAAGGCTATTGATTTTGGGCTGTCTGTGTTCTACAAGCCTGGTTTGTCCTTCATCATCTTATTTTAATTGAGTTTGTTAATTTTACCagtattatgttttaattacATAATTGAATTGAAAGGTAGCTGATTGTGTGATGACTTCTCTTTACTTTACTCTATTTCATTATTTGAGCAATAAGTTTGATATGTTATCTTTTCATCAAAATCCGAGACTGCTAGTACTGCTTACTTATATTATTCATTGAAGCAATTGGATGTTCGATGCTCTGGCACTGTCTTTGCTGAACATGTTTCTGTGCTCCTAGAGGTGTAGGGACTAAAATCAGCATATTTTACCCTTCCTAGACACCTCGTTGGAGTCGGGTATACTGAATATTTCCTGTCAAGTAAAAGACTGGATGTACCCTTGATGCCGTAATTGCCACTAGGTTCcttgtttttcatttttgcaatttgataaattatcattttctagtatttccttttctttttcttttgacaAGTCTGTTTTATAGCCTACAAATTAGTATATGTTATAAAAGCGATGATCGAACACATAATTctgggacaacagaggataaacccataTCACTTGGCTATCCAGTCACGCTCCATTTTTCTAGTATTTCTATTTCACTAGTTCACTTTGTTCCATTTAAGGCAATTTGTATTTCAATACCTTGTGGTTTTGATTTGTAGCATAATTTTCATGCTCTTCCTTGTGTGGAGCATATAAGGTATCTGGGATCAAATGTGATCCGTGCTTGAAGGTAAAATTGACATGTATAACCTCCTTCATCAGGTGCTTTCATCCTCTTGGTATTAGTCCATTAGCTCTTAACCTCTGTTAGATTTAGTATTAAGCaatcaaattttggacaagtTAATTGATTCAAATTGACCACATCTTATGTTATCAGTAATACCTCTAATCAAGCATTACTTGCTATGTTAACCTCATTTATCGTTTTACATCCAGGTCAGTATCTTTCTGATGTTGTTGGAAGTCCTTATTATGTTGCGCCTGAGGTGTTGTATAAATATTATGGTCCGGAAATCGACGTTTGGAGTGCTGGCGTTATATTATACATCTTACTGTCTGGAGTTCCACCCTTTTGGGCAGGTACAGAGACTTCTTAAAAACTACCATATGCAGAGTGTATCCTTTTATTACATGTGTAGTGCATACTCATTGTGCTATTTCTTTCTGCAGAAACCGAGTCTGGTATTTTCAGAAAGATTTTAAAAGGAAAAATTGACTTTGAATCTGATCCATGGCCGCAGATTTCAGAAAGCGCGAAAGATTTGATACGGAAGATGCTTGAAAGAAGCCCGAGAGAAAGAATAACTGCTCATGAAGTCTTATGTAAGCCACATGTTCTTGGTATCGAAAACTCTTGTGTCACTTGAATGTAGAAGCTCTTTTTACCAATGTACTTGTTGACAATGCATGTGAGTTGATATCAGGTCATCCTTGGATCCTGGATGACAGGGTTGCCCCAGACAAGCCTTTGGATTCTGCAGTTCTGACACGACTGAAGCAGTTCTCAGCTATGAACAAACTAAAAAAGATGGCCTTACGTGTATGTATGCATTTGTAGATGACCTTGTGAATATAACATATCTATGCTTTCAATTAGTACCTGGACCATATATACTTGAATGATGCTTACTGTGAATATTTAAGTTGTGTGGATTAATACTAAGTATGTTCTGTTTAGAGTCATATGCAGAGTTACATGATTCTCCGTCTAACCTGCTGTGTACAGGTGATAGCAGAAAGTCTTTCTGAAGAAGAGATTGGGGGCTTGAAGCAATTGTTCAGAATGATTGACACGGACAACAGTGGCACTATAACATTCGAGGAGCTGAAACAGGGATTGAGAAGAGTCGGCTCTAATCTAATGGAGTCTGAGATCCATCATCTTATGAATGCGGTACATGCTATATTCTAATTCATGACTGAATGGTCCAATCTATTCATTTTAACTGTGTCACTGGCAGGCTGATATTGACAAGAGTGGCACAATTGACTACGGAGAATTTCTGGCTGCTACCTTGCACATGAACAAGATGGAGAGGGAGGAGAACTTGGTTAGAGCATTCACTTACTTTGACATGGATGGCAGTGGTTACATAACCTTTGACGAGCTTCAACAGGCCTGCAAAGACTTTGGTGTCGACGAGGTTAAACTGGACGAGATGATTAGTGAGATTGATACTGATCATGTAAGAGTATCAGTCAAGtctttcttctttgtttcttttctgtcttgttgcaaacataataaccatttttcgtgtttttctTTGTTGCAGGACGGACGTATAGATTACAGTGAATTTGCTACAATGATGAGGAAGGGCGACGGAGGAGTTGGGAGCAGAAGCATGAGGGGAAATCTCAACTGTAACTTGGCACAAGCTCTGGGAACTACTCACTCCACATGTCTTCATGGAGCCGTCGACCCCTTAAAACAAACTTAACCATTCGGAAATACTCATGCCTAActcacaaatttatattttatccacTACTGGAGTTTTATTCATAAGACCAAAATTTAACAACAAATTAGCAGAAGATTAGGCCAAATATTAGATTAGATAatgtttaattttcaaattttatattggtTTCTACATGATATGTTAATTCAGTATTTATTAAAGAACCACTAATATAACAAGTTCACcaaaatttacatattaattaGCATTCTTGAAGGACAGAGGTAACGTAGCATTCTTGAATGACAGAGGTAAATTGCTGCAATGGTATCTTAACAGTTATGTCATACCATACTCTCCCATGGAACATAAAATTCCAATACTGCAGCCGCAAGATAGTACATAAAAAGTCTTCATTGATGTTGCAATCAACTGTAAAATCTGCTTATGGAAAGGCGGAATGTTGCTGAAATTAGTTTATGAAAGTAAAGTGGCAACAAGATTATAGGTGAAAATGCAATGTTACGAACAACAGAAGCACTAATACAGAAAATTAAAGGAAAACACAGAAGGAATCCAGAACACAAACATTATGGATTTAGATTTGCAGTTGAAACAAAAGCTGATGAGAATTCTGAAACAAGTGTACAAGTGCCACTATCTTTTTCTTTCTTCGTTAATTTTGGTATATGAGTCCTCGCAAATTTGACACTATTATGTAACAAACTTCTTGGGACGAAGCCTAGAGACATGATTTATAACCAACTAGTGTAGAATCAATCTACATTCCTAGAGACCATATCATTAATTAATCGAAAATCGTGTTTTCAGTGGCTAAAAATTTGTTAGAAGCACGAGTATAGGCTTAGCAAACAAGTTGACTTGATAAAAGTGACAACACACTTATATTTCAGTACAGGTAGGAGTAGGATGGCATACTGAGAATCTGTAAAGAAGACAGTTGCACGCCCGTGAGGATCTGCTGATACTGGACATAGTTTCATACAATAATTCACGACCAGTCCATTGCAGCATGTACATTTTTTAAAAGGTCCTACGCAATACTCGCGCATCAACAACGTTTAGTACACAACATTCTCGCGTCagcaagttgttttaaaattttgaatccgCATATCTGAGAGTAAATACCATGATAACGACTGACAATCACGACAAACACGACCTCTGCTCTCTAGAAAATTTGATTTCCACATTTACTAGTCTCGAAATGTTAgttaaattgataaatatggTTTTTCGTTTTTATCATACTTATTAGATGtctggactttttttttttttttgtaaatggaCCTCCCATCCAGCTGCCTCTTTGTTCATAtgctatttaaaaaaaaattgtttttcatGAGCACTAGCTGGTGAAAGGGACCGCAGAGTGTGTGTTTCTGGGCTCCTTCAAATTACTGACCACCCTCAACGaattctttacaaaactaaccaccctttttttcacttcacaaaactgACCACCCTAAATCCTTGGCGAACATTACATGAAATCCCTTATATGTTCGCCCCTGCCAAGGGCGAACATAACTAAACTTTTTTATATGTTCGCCCCTCCCAAGGGCGAACATATAAGGGCAAGTGGCGCACTGAAAAGATAAGTTCATTATGGGAAATTACATAGTATGCACCCCCCACGACTAGGCCGCTCGCTAAGTAAGCAATTGCGGTATCCGGCTCGTGCCATATTCTCTCGTCCAATTCAGATTTTCCTTATCTTTTGCATGTATATTAaactttttgtttcttttctcGGGAAATATATTAGAATTTATGTTAGAAATATGTCGaaagtttaattaatttcaatattaaaatattttgacccctttttatataaatttgaggaATTGGTCAAGTAatccaaaatcaaatcaaaagtaaataaaattcaGAGTGTGGTGATTTTCAAATCATTCATCCAAAAACACTTTACATGAAAACTTAGTAACAAACTGCACCAAAATAATTCCCATTTGTTATCTGCAAACACATTCGAAAAATCAAAAGATACATACTACTTCCGTCCCATCTTATCAGATTCTTTACGCTAcattttgacacgtattttgacactcttataaaatatagtgccggtaaaagttttttatattaaagAACTTCAAATTTATTAGTATATGTGTCAAGCCATTTTGCGTAGTCTTATTAATTTTATAGTAAAGTTACATATTTCCAACTACTACAGTAGCCATTAAtctaatatataacatatattagatatttaaatGCATCCATCGCGGTGTTTTTCCTCCTCGCTAATATAAACTCAAATTTATTTTTGGGTGAGCTTCTTTAGATCCAATAATCTGTGATTTCCAAATACCTTTGTGctaatacaaattacaaactacagtttataataaattcagATATTTAATGATCGTGGAAGAGATATTCTTGTTGATAGACATATTGATGATACGATTTTATGCGTTAGAATTTTTCCAAGTGAAGCAATTCTCAATTTACATATGCGAGTTTCGGATACTGTTCGTTTTTTTTAGATTGTTTGTcatgttttttaaattatatgtaaaatataatatagtaatttatttttagaatttttatttttaaataaaatatatgttaaacattctaaattatatattatgaaaacGTTTAAAATACGCAGCAAAAACCTCTGTCTcatagagacggagggagtagttttaaacttttaagagaaaaaaaaaatgatttgtgaAGTTGAGAAAAAAGCCGTGAATAATACGGAGAGCCGAGAGGAAGTCTCCTGGGGCCTCTTGTTGTGCATGATCTTGGACTTAATCTGGTGGGCTTGACCATGATTCTCATGGAAACCTTATATGTTCGCCCATGGGGAGGGCGAACATATAAGCAGCCTTGTTTTAGTGTTCGCCCCTGAGAGGgggtttcataaaaaaaaaagcttgCACATGTTCGCCCATAGCTTGATTGAATTAGGGTGGTcagttttgtgaagtgaaaaaaagggTGGTTAGTTTCGTAAAGAGGTTGTTCAGGGTGGTTAATAAATTGAAGGAGCCTGTGTTTCTGCCCGTGGCACCGAGAAATGTGTTCCACATAATAAAAATGTAACtcttttgtttaaaaattttaaacaactccTACTTTTTACTTCCGTTTTTCTTGACCCTCATATATTCTTGATAAAAATATAGAAGTGCCCTTATATATAGCCCCTGTTTGGGCAACTGAAGCAACTCCTGCTTTTTACTTCcatttttcttgacccgtttgtgtaaaatatgtaagaaatattttaagaagttacttcttttccaaacactttaataacttataattattaatgtaCTTCTTATTTCTACTCCACTCctttacactttttttaaactaacccaaacgacccctataatttgagaaaaataatggtattttctgaaaatttactTGATGCACCAGTAGTATGTGTCTATTGCACTAGTACTAGTATGTGAGTGACCTTAGGAAGCTTCCAAAACCAAAAGTTATGCTCTTATCTTGATGCtctttgaaaaggaaaaaaagctAGCAGTGCACCAAACTCAAAACCTGTGAATTTGTTGGTATCCTTTCATGTGAATCATTAACACTTAGTCCATTACAGCtcaatatcacaaataataaatGTATTACATATTAAGGGAAAGCATTCTATAAAGAGGCACTCTCCTCATCCAACCATTTCTGCAACATAAAACTATTTCCTTATCAAATTGCCATAATATTATTCTTCAGCTCACAAAATGAAGCGTTTTGCCTTCTTCCTCGTCGCCTTACTTCTCCTGCAGGTATGCGTGCACACGCACACACATTGATTTCTTGATATAGTGCCATCTAGCCTTGCCTAACACTTGTTACGTTTTTCTACAAGGTTTTTACTGAAGCACTTCAGCCGGCTGGTGACCATAATTCTTCTGAAGTGAGTTACAACATCAATTATTTGGTATTTTAGGTTGATGAAAGAATGTTGACATCTCTGATTTATTATTGTTACAGATGGATGACTTAGACATCGAAGCGTCTCTTCTGAAGGAACATTATATGCATAAGAAAATCAGTAAGAGGACAACTTCTGTAGTTTAGCAGTTTAGACCCTGGCAAATTCTTCTCTATTAATACCAATCTTGTAATCCTAATGTGTTTGCGCGATGTGTCTGATTATTAACACAAATTACATGCCCTGGCAAATTCTTCTTTACATTAATACCAATCTTGTTATCCTAATTTGTCTGCGTGATGTGTTTGATTATTAACACAGATTGCAGCTACGCGTGTGCAAGAAGATGCATAAAATCGTCGAGGAAGAATGTGTGTCATCGAGCATGCAAAACTTGTTGTGCCAGATGCCACTGCGTCCCTCCTGGCACTTATGGCAACAAAAGTGTCTGTCCCTGCTATGCCAAGCTCAAGACTCATCATCACCAGCCAAAGTGCCCATAGTCACCTATATACTGTTTGTTATTCCCATTAAAAAGAAAACTCTGTTCCTGTTTTATTTATATCTATGTTCTTGTGTGAGAGAGGATAAAGTTCAGGGTATTTTAACTTTGGCCAAAAAGTTCTCTGTATCTACTTTGAATTGAGTCTTCCACATTTTAGTTCCTGAATGCTTAATAAATATTCTTTCCAATCTGAGATTCCATGTATCTTTTTATTTCCTGTTTTTATTGTGTAACCCGTTCCTAAAATCTTAAGATGTTAAGAATACATTACGAGTAATATATTATCTAATACGTATTTGTGAACAGTTTGTTTACACAAAAACAGACCACTTAACAAACAAACTAACGAAGCAAACTGAAACCACCGAGGGAGAAAGTGCTTAAAACCCAACATCTGCTAATAAACTTTAAGGTACTTTGGAGCATATGTATTACATTATTCAACGCTTCTCAACTTAAATTGTTAAACATACATACTGCTTTTCTTTTATAGTAGAAGATGGAATATATACTAATCAACAGATACAAAAACATTTATATAGACTATAGGACTAGAATCGAACCCAACAACGAGTGCATTGTGCCATGCAATCTCCTTTAC of Daucus carota subsp. sativus chromosome 3, DH1 v3.0, whole genome shotgun sequence contains these proteins:
- the LOC108215270 gene encoding calcium-dependent protein kinase 11; this translates as MKKASEVSSSSKPTKQVLPHQTPRLTDHYLVGQKLGQGQFGTTYLCTDKSSGEDYACKSIPKRKLFCQEDYEDVWREIQMMHHLSEHAHVVRIRATYEDNLCVHLVMELCKGGELFDRIVQKGHYSEKKAAELMKTIVKVVEGCHALGVMHRDLKPENFLFDSPDEDAKLKAIDFGLSVFYKPGQYLSDVVGSPYYVAPEVLYKYYGPEIDVWSAGVILYILLSGVPPFWAETESGIFRKILKGKIDFESDPWPQISESAKDLIRKMLERSPRERITAHEVLCHPWILDDRVAPDKPLDSAVLTRLKQFSAMNKLKKMALRVIAESLSEEEIGGLKQLFRMIDTDNSGTITFEELKQGLRRVGSNLMESEIHHLMNAADIDKSGTIDYGEFLAATLHMNKMEREENLVRAFTYFDMDGSGYITFDELQQACKDFGVDEVKLDEMISEIDTDHDGRIDYSEFATMMRKGDGGVGSRSMRGNLNCNLAQALGTTHSTCLHGAVDPLKQT
- the LOC108213262 gene encoding gibberellin-regulated protein 9, with the translated sequence MKRFAFFLVALLLLQVFTEALQPAGDHNSSEMDDLDIEASLLKEHYMHKKINCSYACARRCIKSSRKNVCHRACKTCCARCHCVPPGTYGNKSVCPCYAKLKTHHHQPKCP